The Apium graveolens cultivar Ventura chromosome 10, ASM990537v1, whole genome shotgun sequence nucleotide sequence GGTgataaattttcttcataagcagatattcacacgtTTCGGTACTTCAAGGGTCATAATCAGTGATtagggatcgcatttctgcaagCACAAGTTCACTGCATTGATGGAAAAGTATCATATGAATCATCGTGTGGCCACAGCTTATCACCCTCAAACTAATGGGCAAGCTGAAGTCTTTAATCGAGAGATCAAGCGAATCTTGGAGAAAGTTATGATTCCGTCAgggaaagattggtctttgaagctcgagGAAGCTGTTTGGGCCTACAGAACAACATTCAAGACTCCTCTAGGCATGTCTTCTTTCCAGATGGTATATGATAAGGCGTGTCATTTGCCTGCGGAGTTAAAtcataaagcgtattgggctttgaagaaactgAATCTTGACATGGCAGCTGCTGGAGAGAAGAAAATGCTTCAACttaatgaactcgacgagttccGACTACAGGCTTATGAGAATAATAAATTATACAAGGAGAAGATCAAGAGATGGCATGATAGGAGGTTAGTGCACAAGTCATTTTTTCCTGGTCAACAAGTTCTATTATTCAACACGTGTCTTCGATTTTTTCCAGGAAAGTttaagtcaaggtggtcaggacCGTTCATTGTCAAAATCGTGTTTCCACATTGAGCTGTGGAAATTTTTGCTAAGCATCCGGATCAGGCGTTCAAAgtaaattgtaacacccccagatccggggtcggggatccgggttgtcacggtctttctttccacaatatcacttcacttaattaataaaaataaccttatgctgtgaccccacactaacacacaccacaacccgttatagtctcagagatgaaattgaaataagtacaagtctttgaatccacaatttaaaattattacaacccaaaatgattacttgataaatttacagttaattgccattatctgccacaagttataattatacataatttgattctcaaaagtagatagtaggatctacaatagatctacctctgcagctatagcagctacaacatcatcgggaagacgcggggcgcttcccacgcgcttgcgctgggtctgctggagtctggccatctctcctaactgttgttgtgtgatgaagaaataaaacaagagtgagccttacagctcgcaagataatatatagtgataacaataatataagtatctaaatggatacttaatagaatctttatcgtgcgtaagataattacttactagatataagtaaaaacaagaaatgaagttaccaaatacttcactacacttatatcatctataaagcttacttgaactaccactgttcaaagtataaagagttttaagaaaaacatcccatagatgagaccacaagttaagacttgaatggattcaatctttgaaatattattgaatgaaaaagttatgagatactttatttagtcccgatatatatatatccacatatatatatcccgaaaacatttcctggaacctctgttatgtaaagtatgaacagagtttgaaacatccaatgaattttggaaaggaaaagaattttggcataaactagatatcttgctgatcaggcaaagatacccattagtaaccttttctactagtagatggacgaattccccactggtcatcaccctggtcataattaggaccttatgctggactgccactcagccacctatgcatttgatggactcccactgagccacttacactatcatggacgcccactgcgcccatgttgcttatgccgactcaatagatggacttacttcccgaacgttgggtaagtaatcaattcatttaccaaaactgcgaccttgttgcgaatataaaatacaccactgagccggatccctcaagttttgaacgagtatttaaatccccttaaaaggaagatcttaaatataaaaatgagttttgggatccgctctatcttttaaaaatcattttgaagactcgaaaacactttatagagtgtttggagtaaagctgatttaatgaagtaaatcagtccccagaatatttagaaaatgactgaatattattaattaaataatattcccataaagaataatctttataaaaataattgaagtagaagttttaaaacttatacttgaaacgagtattaaataaccaaagatatacttatatgaaagtattatctttatttgaataatcgaaaataagtttgattattgacatcttattctttaataaaataaagaatatatttcagcaaataatcggagtcatagatcctcaaatgtATATTCAAATAATgctcaataaataaaataagctgagtcataatacctcgaatgaatagtataaataatattcattaaataaaataaaggagtcatacatcctcaaatgaatattcaaataatattcaataaataataaaaggagtcatacgccttcgaataatattcgaaataatattcaataataaaataaagttaaagttatcgaataaaccttattcgatccatagttttaaaaaaaactataaccatatatatatataaatatatatatatatatatatataatatactcgggaacatcgactcccggtttggaaatatgttcacctttgggtccctatactaagggtatatgcaagttaccgctatcctctagcataggtattatcaactgaaccaacagatatatattccaagaatatgaaacaggcatgcatacatactatatcacatgctacaatatatcgcatcatttgctaattatccaacatgcatctatcgcaagataatgcaaatacatatattcatcacaacaacagtataacggatagaatacttgcctgagcgacttgggggtgagaaaggctcgggacgagtctgatcacctataaacaacaagtaagttggaattaaaccaaaatcacttgtaaacctatactttaactaacttagactctaacgcttgtttggcgctcaccgattcgcttaagtcactcgggtaccctcggctccgccatttttaataatttaacctttacgagttttaaagcgattccttcgcgaatgacttaccaactgcctaacacacttaccataaatgtttcacacattaattaaccctttttggtctttaacctatgtttcaaagtaaggcgagggaaaaagtttcgttcgcgaaacgccgttacttgaaacggtcgtttctcctaaaccgtgcatcggaatcgaacgaactacatatcaaaacgaagctcgtaacatgagctatctaaacatggcagtggtcataatctagcagggggttctcgggtcctaatgctatgcacaaaaacagtccaaagaaaatcggacgttacgacggctatgtttacgcgatttccaaatttttaaaccatccacaatcaacccaaaccatcctcaaatccaacacacaacaaacatccatccttatcacatcataacaatcccaaccaattcaattttaatcattcatacatatgcttaaacctaactttaatcatacttaagttccttaaaatcaaaaccacaaaattaccattccattacactaccataccaaatctcaaactctaaatcataacaacaactacaatagcatcccactcatcaaaatcaccttataatatatatgaacctagggtttggaaatggtataccttccttgaagtggtgggtggagctaggaagccttaagaagctttgagaagccttaggaaagcttggatcttcaagaaaaacaagaaaaagttcaagttaaaaacttgaaaacactattcattgtcttcttctttgattaaatgaagaagttagagaaagaattaatggcttaaactcatgatatagccataactaagcataaagatgattagggaattttcttaccaatttaggatgcttggatcttgatttttgaaaaatctagccttgaaaatgtgtaaaagccgagagcaaggtgaagaacaaatgccttggttgtttttgatttttgatgaaatgattttgctagcttggttgacttgatttgtatttgatttagcaaattactaccttgcccttgaatttgtgtggttcttattcaaccacacctccttccttcccatgtcatgcttacctcatcctcatgatgtcatccttccttccttgtcttctttctattggttggatgacatcattcccattaatccctttgattaacttcctaatcgtttgcctaatgaccgctgatctgttatacggttcgcttaactttcgttctcgtttatcgtttgaaggatcatacccgggatcttattacttaggttcccttaacctttctcaatacattatattccttttttatgatcctctatataatccttaaatttaaatcctttttatcctgttaccttatactcaattctctccgtatcttgtggatttccgggaaaaaccaaagtgttcggaattggattctgacgatatttacatacacttatatacttcatagagtactaataaaatcccagaatatccataacagaacccctacatagtgtggcgtgaaaagttttctcattcagctaaaacactattcacaagggttacaaaaagttgaaaatttttggggttattacagtctcccctccttaaaaggattccgtcccggaatcaaacagaaaacaaatgggggtacttttctagcattgcgctctctagttcccaagtcgattcttccgcattatgattctgccatagtactctgactagcttgatcaccttgttccgaagcacctgctccttcttatctatgatccttactggcttctccacgtaagttagatctggctgcatatccacctgctcgtactccactatgtgcctggcatcccgatgatacctccttagcattgacacatggaacacattatgaacttgttgcaaattagggggtagggctagctcgtaagctaactttccaatccgtcttaatatctcaaaaggtccaatgtatcttgggcttagttttcccttctttccgaacctcattaatcccttccaaggggatactttcagcaatactaagtcccctacttcatattccttgtcctttcgggctaggtctgcatatttcttttgtctgtcttgggctgctacaagtcgccctctgataagatccactatatctttggtcctttggaccacttcgggtccgagcatcttccgctctcctacttcatcccagtataagggagatcgacaccttcttccgtacagggcctcataaggcggcattccgatgctagcatgaaagctattgttataagaaaactcgatcaacggcaagtgatcatcccaacttcctttaaggtctattgcacagactctcaacatatcctctagtgtctggatggtcctttcactctgtccatccgtctggggatggtacgcggtactcatatttaacttggtccccgcacattcctgaaagctcctccaaaatctggagttgaaccttgggtctcggtctgagacaatggacgctgggactccatgtcgcgttactatttccttaaggtaaatgtccaccagtctatcgactgtgtatctctcattgataggaatgaaatgagctgactttgtcagtcggtctataattacccaaatggcgttgtgattggctttcgtccttggcaagcctacaacaaaatccatcgctatctgttcccatttccattcgggaatctccaggggtcgcaaaagtccactgggtctctggtgctctgcctttactctttggcaagtcaaacacttgtttacccattctgctacgtccctcttcatgttgggccaccagtaatattccttcaaatccctatacatcttggtacttcccgggtgaatggaatacctcgaactatggctttcgtccaaaatctcatttttaagttcttgaacattcggaacccaaattcggtaggagtacctcattatccccttatcatctttttcagtatggatctcctctccagtcattgactttctgccttcattcattattttctcctggcacaatctgattttttccaataactctggctgcattgagatctcaaaaagcttttcagttccggttccggttacctttacctctatttccattttctcaaaatcccttatcaactcttccgaagtcgttatcattcggagtctttcctttctactaagggcatcagccaccacattggctttccctggatgatagagaatctcacaatcatagtccttgattagttctaaccatctcctctggcgcatgttgagctctttctgcgtaaatatgtacttgaggctcttatggtctgtgaaaatctcgcacttctctccatacaagtagtgcctccaaatttttaaagcaaatactattgccgcgagctcaaggtcatgagtaggatatctaacctcgtattccttcagttgtctcgacgcatacgcgataactttaccgtgctgcataagcacacatcctaatcctttgtgcgacgcgtcactatatatcacaaaatctccttttccgtccggcaatgccaataccggagccgttatcaacctcttctttaattcctgaaaactgttctcgcatttctccgtccattcaaacttctctgtcttacgagtaagtcgtgtcaaaggggctgcgatcttcgcaaagtcctgtacaaatctacgatagtagccggccaatcctatgaaactccttacctctgtgggtgtggttggcctttcccaatttgagaccgcctctatcttggaggggtcgaccaatactccttctttattgatcacatgtcctaaaaactgtacttcattccgccagaattcacacttcgagaatttggcatataactgctcctctctgagtattcctagagctatcctcaaatgctctgcatgttctgcctcagtccttgagtagatcaaaatatcatcgataaaaactatcacacacttgtccaagtacttcttaaatactctattcattaaatccatgaaagccgctggggcgttggttaatccaaaggacattaccaagaactcataatgcccatacctggtacggaacgctgtcttggaaatatcttcgggtttaatctttagttggtgatatccagttctcaggtcgatcttggaaaaataaacagcatcctttagctggtcgaacagatcgtctattctaggtaatgggtaccggttctttatggttagcttgttcaactctcgatagtctatgcacaacctcatgctcccatctttcttcttaacaaataaaactggtgctccccacggggacacactgggtcttatcatacccttatccaagagttcctgcaattggatagctaattccttcatttctaacggggctaaccggtaaggtgcttttgaaactggcgccgtccctggggccaactcaatagcaaattcaatcactctatcgggtggtaatcccggaaggtcttgtgggaatacatcttcaaattcgttgactactggaatatcttgtaagttgggcacctccttctgcgtgtccaccacataggctaggtaggcctcacttccttttcgtagcatccttttggcctgggccatagtcaaaaatttctgcgtctgcctctttcctctaaatataacttctttcttcccggggatatttaacttaactttcttccctttacagtctatctgagcatcgttgctagatagccagtccattcccaaaatcacatcaaactcccctaatttaaaaggaatcagatcaacactgaaagattgctcccctatgcctatctcacaggcggggtgaatctggttaacaggaataatttcatgattggctatttctacttgtaagggttctatcaagggtttagccttaagtcttaacttacgcgcaaagtcctttgatataaaagatttagttgctcccgaatcaaataaaacatttgcactgactgaatttagagaaagggtacctgctatcacatctgaatctttcatagcatcctggactgtcatgttgaaagtcctcgcagtaggtggcttattagaagcagccctgcttgctcccgaagctgctggtttgttcattgggcattccttcttccaatgacccgggcgtccacaccgatgacaattggtggttggaacgacggcaggggttgatgatgggcacctagttgaatagtggccttcccgaccgcacttaaagcaggttactggcctttctttacactcccccgtgtgattccttccacatatgttacaggctggcaatgggggtcgagactggttggaataggacattcttgacttctggccgccctggctcacactcacactcattggtcgcttaaacccagtgttccttcctggcagggacactgctcctcgattaaatctagttgggaagctccttcctgcggaacctccacccgtgctcatacttttcctctttattcctttctcctctctttccttctgcatctgttcacttccaacttctacaatcgttgccttttgcaccagagtggcatagtccgtaagctcaaggattgccaccctattctgaatccacggtttcagtccctgctgaaacctcctagctttcttttcctcggtgctcacaaactccggcacaaaccttgataactcagtaaatttcgcctcgtactctgctacagacaagttattctgctttagctccaagaacttgagctccatctggctttccataaacctcgggaaatacttccccagaaacaactgactaaatctctcccaggttataatagcacctgtctccatgtttttcttggcctcccaccagtagttagcttctcctttcagaaggtaggtagcaaatacagtcttctgtgcctcctcggtactcaaaatctcaaaagatttctccatttcctttaaccatgcccttgcctcaactgggtcggctgatccgtggaactcagggggcttaagggacttaaaagccctgaaagagtttgccacaacattgttacttccttgagggggtgggttgggttgacgttccaaattctgtcttaggagttgcatgaactggctcatgggatccatgcctgggtttggtactggttgctcaacctcggtttctccttcttcagcctctatctcaaatccctcaacatcatatgtttcctcttccttttcatacagggagtcatcctgttccacataatcctcatcttcctcttcactgtgttcttggtttctattgtcctgattatggcttccctggtcctcagacccagggttcgccctagttccaatctttcttggcggcatgattctgataataataaaaacaattattgggaaaaattcaacgttaggtcacaatcatatacaacattgtgccttgcacagctcttataatggggagaacgtatatcgcaattctattattttaagaaagttctaatacgaagtgcagtaaatataataataaaacagtgatcccgtcactatggaactgaaccgaaaggaaacaaatatatacataatgcgagaaatacatagtttgatctggtcaaaagtacaacagtgctacagtcatctgtcccaaaagtgatacacaagagtctatctgtctagtcagaaaaagggatgctatatacaagtcaactatcccggaaaattggctcttactaaggcctcggctaactagacaactagactattccatcatcaatcctgaatcacacaccggagcgggtcagctcccaaaccctttccatcgcacgacggaagatatagtcggcctgccgcctggagatcctaccatgcctgtccccctggagagatctgagtctcgctcgggacgtgagctctatccccgtaagctccctcctcaaggatcggggtatagaagccctggtctcataagctcgggtacgcctacccgccctctctgcatccaactccctcctggcctcatccagtcgggcctcggcaacagccactcgggtcctcagaacatcctgaacatatccatgagctaacgaagactgcctctgggcagggtcaagaggtggtgaatccggagccgctgagggtgcctcctcggtctgcctaggctcggaagtatgggtctctgagctgtcatcatcaggaatccaagatagtggtggaggggtaggggctctgaccaccggaagtgtgggtaaagggataccagcatacactaccatagatccaacacgctcctcagctactgggacctcatccgggtcctcctcatctggaatagcaataacctctgtctctgactcctctgaggggtcctcctcatctgaaacagcaatgacctccgtctcaggctcctctggggggtcctcctcatcctcctccatctcaggctcctcctgatcctcaacatctagcaatgcctcatcatgctcacgctcgaacatctctgggtcctctatctcaggcgcctacacattaaacgagctaagttactatcatgatacttataagggttcccgtaagggttttaactgtcagcactactttaagtagtccgaccatgaacttggcaagagttcttattatctttgtgagtttattattatatcgtcgcatcatctctgaggtttataacgcttagctctgataccatttctgtaacacccccagatccggggtcggggatccgggttgtcacggtctttctttccacaatatcacttcacttaattaataaaaataaccttatgctgtgaccccacactaacacacaccacaacccgttatagtctcagagatgaaattgaaataagtacaagtctttgaatccacaatttaaaattattacaacccaaaatgattacttgataaatttacagttaattgccattatctgccacaagttataattatacataatttgattctcaaaagtagatagtaggatctacaatagatctacctctgcagctatagcagctacaacatcatcgggaagacgcggggcgcttcccacgcgcttgcgctgggtctgctggagtctggccatctctcctaactgttgttgtgtgatgaagaaataaaacaagagtgagccttacagctcgcaagataatatatagtgataacaataatataagtatctaaatggatacttaatagaatctttatcgtgcgtaagataattacttactagatataagtaaaaacaagaaatgaagttaccaaatacttcactacacttatatcatctataaagcttacttgaactaccactgttcaaagtataaagagttttaagaaaaacatcccatagatgagaccacaagttaagacttgaatggattcaatctttgaaatattattgaatgaaaaagttatgagatactttatttagtcccgatatatatatatccacatatatatatcccgaaaacatttcctggaacctctgttatgtaaagtatgaacagagtttgaaacatccaatgaattttggaaaggaaaagaattttggcataaactagatatcttgctgatcaggcaaagatacccattagtaaccttttctactagtagatggacgaattccccactggtcatcaccctggtcataattaggaccttatgctggactgccactcagccacttatgcatttgatggactcccactgagccacttacactatcatggacgcccactgcgcccatgttgcttatgccgactcaatagatggacttacttcccgaacgttgggtaagtaatcaattcatttaccaaaactgcgaccttgttgcgaatataaaatacaccactgagccggatccctcaagttttgaacgagtatttaaatccccttaaaaggaagatcttaaatataaaaatgagttttgggatccgctctatcttttaaaaatcattttgaagactcgaaaacactttatagagtgtttggagtaaagctgatttaatgaagtaaatcagtccccagaatatttagaaaatgactgaatattattaattaaataatattcccataaagaataatctttataaaaataattgaagtagaagttttaaaacttatacttgaaacgagtattaaataaccaaagatatacttatatgaaagtattatctttatttgaataatcgaaaataagtttgattattgacatcttattctttaataaaataaagaatatatttcagcaaataatcggagtcatagatcctcaaatgaatattcaaataatgctcaataaataaaataagctgagtcataatacctcgaatgaatagtataaataatattcattaaataaaataaaggagtcatacatcctcaaatgaatattcaaataatattcaataaataataaaaggagtcatacgccttcgaataatattcgaaataatattcaataataaaataaagttaaagttatcgaataaaccttattcgatccatagttttaaaaaaaactataa carries:
- the LOC141691064 gene encoding uncharacterized protein LOC141691064, which produces MRVQGQDLTFDVFNAMKFSIDEEECLKVELVDFVVTSELDQMLRTDALERAFIVESDSEDEEGQSSCMDYVSKWVEVKALPTNDAKVVINFLHKQIFTRFAYHPQTNGQAEVFNREIKRILEKVMIPSGKDWSLKLEEAVWAYRTTFKTPLGMSSFQMVYDKACHLPAELNHKAYWALKKLNLDMAAAGEKKMLQLNELDEFRLQAYENNKLYKEKIKRWHDRRLVHKSFFPGQQVLLFNTCLRFFPGKFKSRWSGPFIVKIVFPH